The Carassius carassius chromosome 32, fCarCar2.1, whole genome shotgun sequence DNA window taaatttggTTCCTTCTAGTACACTTTGAAGTAGTCATCTTAAAATGATATTGGCTGAGCTGTAGATGGAGGAGGTACTATCCCCCTCTCTTGATTATAATGGTtctctatacttttttttttatggtaagtgTTGCCTTAGAAGTAAAGTTTCTGCACCACATTGAAATAATGAAACTGAAATAGTTTGAAACGGTTTCAAACATGTTTCCCAAACACCTTAACCCCTGGCTTCCACTGGCTGACCAAACTAACAGTCCTGCCCTGAACTCAGACACTGGTTTGGACAATGTTTGATACTGTCACAAAACATGATGTTTACACTTTCATcctttaacttgttttttttttagggggggggggggggggggctgttcacacagaacacactttTCAGTAAATTTCTAGGCCTATACTTTGGTATTGAGAGTTCAAAATGTCACTTTTATTAACTAGAAATATGGGAGTGGAGCATTGAGAGCAGTAAATCTTATTACTCATGTTCTAGAAAGCATTCAGTTTTTTCTCATCGTTGCATGTTTATCTGCAATCTCTTACTGAAAGCAGGAAATGAatttgtgaaacttttttttaaaaccacaGCCACCATATcatttcaaaatatgtttttaccATGACTTACAATGCCAGATACTATCAAGTACTTTTTGTTCAGCATTTCTGtgttatattttatgatttttcagtATATAATGTAGAAATAATGTAGAAGCTATTCTATTCAAGTTATCTTGACCTCAAAAAAGCATGAGAATATTTTTGCTGTTCCACCCAGGCACTTCACTGACCCTGCTACCCTTTGTGACCTACAAAGGGGACATTCGGCACTACACAGCATATAAGACCCTGTTTGTGAAAACCCAGCTAAAGTTATTTTGTTGGTGATTtaatcttttatatataaaagcatCCTACATAAGGTAAAGAACATTGTTAAAAATGTGATATTGATATCTTTATTACTGACTAAGACCATGTCAAAAATCGAAATCATAGTAaaaattaatggttgaaatcaaactttgatgcttgttTTCTCATAAATAGATTTTGAGACTTTAGCCTTGTCTTCACAGAGAGAGTCACACCAATTTATACTCAATTGAACCTGCAGCTTTTCAGCaacaatacaatacagtatacagttTCAACAAATTATACAATGTCTCACAATAAAACAGTGACAACATTATATAGCAGACATTTACCTGAATATATGCTTAGCGTATTTTCTAGTCTAGTTGTTCGATATATGCCTACAAAcgctgtgacaactagccccggcctCCCTATAATTGTTTACAATAGCAATAACACAACTCGTAATTGTAAGCAGGACCATAGACCACATAGCATTACTTATTCACATTACATCGAATTTTTTGTTTTACACTAATAATAAATTGTTCATGTGTACTTTTAAGTTAAATATTACACTCTATTGGATTTTTTATTTGCACTGCATATTAATCACACGGTGGGCTTTTCCAGCATTACATGTGTCAATATTGCATCTTCACCTTATAGGCAGAACAAACGACATTAAAATATCGTAGTCGATGTCGAAACACCCAAAAACTGTCGAGTTTTACATAACtgatatttataacaataattcTGCTGCTCTTGGTTGGTATCTGCTCACAGTGAATATCATAACAAGATAGCGCGCGGTCTCCTGCGAGTGACGCCAAACTATTCTAGTCTCTGACACATGAAAAAGCTTTTACGCGTGCTTTTCTTATTCTTTAACAATTAACAACTCTTTTAAATTAGCAAAACTACACTTATATCTTATCCTACCTTGTAGTTCCCGGTGAATGTGACGCTCGAAAGCAGCGCTCTGAGCGTTCAAGCCTTCAGCGCTCAGCTTTTCATATTTCACACATTGTCACACCTCCCGCTGTCACTTCCTATTTTCACCCCGGTTATATTCCAGAGAACGCTGTGATAACACTTCGTTTTcagtattaataaaatgtaaagttaCGCAGCTATGCATCACCTCTTCATGAGATTGGACGAAAAAACGCACAGGCATGGGGTACTTTGAAGAAAAGATCAAACCAATAGTTGATGAATCTCTGCTTTGTTTTGCTGATCTcttctctgtttttatttttaggggTAACTGTTAAAGTAGATCTCTACCAGGGACCTTcaaagttccctttcataggtcacttcgatgctgcggtgacgtcaccacgtatgggaacaccttcggtgtgacgaatgtctgaagccctataccatcccgccaatcctattggccaaatagcgtgtggcaccgcccagcatgcgtaagcatatatatacctggtgccgcgcaccatttacctcagatttcattccttcagtacgaagcgaatcttctgtgccctattgtctcgcattctcagcgatcatctacgagcagtatactcctctccgcggacgcgatgagcttCAAAAAgagcaaggacccgtgtaccaggtacatcgttaaggggaacactcatgacaggtgcgtagtttgcctaggcttacaccacgcacaggaggcgcttagcggcctttcttcatgcccccattgcgatggcctgcggctcagggtgcttcgctctagggtagatgtgttctccgatgtcgccgtgtctaacccccgccacaccacttctgcgactgccgaggcactgcacgaggtgatagcttggggtgacatgtgtgacatggagtttgaggacatttcagcgatggaaaattattctccacatcgctcgctctcccctaccctaatacacagaaaaacttttgaacctgtcgtcttttcctgtgaggatttacggcccacaccggaggcatgtagtgccatctccttcggttgtgaccgccatgatgacgacgttccactgcggcctcggggtctgaggacttcgtggccgacacgagccctctccctcctagtggacaggagaggcgtgtttccccctcctacagtgagctgttggatgtggtttcccgtgcagtgggtacattggggctggaatgggaggttgagaaggccggggcccaaccttcttcgaagctggacgaccgtttcctaactagtcggacacctgcgcagccccggatgcctttaccctttttcccggatctccaccaggaggtttcgaggtcctggaaacagccgttttcggcgcgcatcacgaacgctgcggctgcggatttcACCACCATTTCGGACATGGCGGGccatggctatacagcgataccgccggtggaagagactctcgccgaacatcttgcgcctaattcggccgcggcgtggaagtctcgccccctcctcccctcgaaggcgtgtcgagtcacgtctagtttagtggggaaatcctatatggccgctggccaagcggctgcttcgcttcattctatggcggtccttcaggcctaccaagcggagctgttaaaaggattggacgaaggggagggcattacacctgaggcggttaaGGAATTACGGcaagcaactgatttggcgcttcgtgctaccaaacatactgctcgagcagtgggccgttccatggctggattaattacggttgagcgccacctctggcttaatctcaccgatataaaggaaaaggataaatctttcctcatggatacccctgtgtctaaggacggtttgtttggagaggctgtcacttcagtggtggagaaattcagagcagcgaaacagcaatcagccgctttccgccagctgattccccgcagacccagagaggttgaacgccgtcaggcgcccgcgtgttctcgctcaacctcctctcaccgccagcgagtgccctctcgggaagagccttcacctatggcgccccctcgcaaggattgGGGCcttagggttgttccaccggctcaacaacgccaacgaaaaaggttgaacctgagttcgacggccaatgcctctcgttctcgggcaccgaacagcagctcctgattttttcgctgcctgccagggactgtgccctccgctagaaagcgctgttggaccgctttcgcacatccaacactctcattgcagtccccacgctcaaaccctgactgtttcgccgcaaacagcgcctcgaacagcattggagcgaactgtaacaccaatcgcttcctcagacactctgcacgatccagttttcagagctcgaggagcgcttcaaagggtcgtcatcgaacggcccgtcatgacggctcgcacagccgccgctatttcgctagcggcagagcccgatgctcaatctgtttgcctaattcctgccgtggacacgtttcaggattacgtacaacgagatgcaacgactgctatgcatatacttcccctgtgcacgaacaccgtgagtctttcgtgcccggacatctctatgtgtgcaacagcgttgcaggaaacgaacattttcaaaccgctaatattgtttcgggccgcgtgggaacgcttgcccggcatttctcaatgggtgttacgcacaatttgtcacggatacaccattcagtttcggaaaggcccgccccctttccgcggaattctctccacggtgatgaaactgatggacatggcggtgctgagacgggaaatgttagctctactgagcaaaggggctataaaagaagtacacccctctcagatggagtcagggttttacagccgttattttgtggtaccaaaaaaggacggcggattacgacccattctggatttacgccgtctgaatcttgcactcaggtcgagcaaattcaagatgttgacggtaaagtctattttgtctcagattcaaccaaacgactggtttgtcacgatcgatctgaaggatgcttattttcatattcagatcatcgagagacaccggcagttcctcagattcgctttagagggcaaagcgtatcagtaccgcgttcttccctttggcttagcgctagctccccgtacgttctcaaaatgcatggacttagctctggccccgttgcggctccggggcgtccgtgtgttgaactatctggacgattggctggtgttagcgcaatctcagactcaagcacactctcatcgggatattgtgctgaatcatttacacagcctgggcttacgcacgaacttccagaaaagtgtgttggtcccctctcaacggattacttttctgggaatagaattggactctcgcgcgatgacagcaaagctttctctcccgcgcgctcagtcgattacgtcatgcgttcagcacttcagggcgggtcacacagtgacggtgagactgtgcctcagactgttaggtctaatggcggcggcgcttcccatgcgcccgtttcagtggtggacgaaacgacagaatatttcaccccgttgtcctccgcatcgaacgatctcggtgacgcggaggtgtgtaaTGTCGTTAAAACGATGGacgtcagccgaatttctcctcaccggggttcggctgggaatttgtgcttcccgagagactgtcacgacagatgcgtctttgaccgagtggggagctgtttgtcatgggcgcccagcccacggagtgtggacagcggcacaacgcagctggcacataaacaaattggaattactggcggtttttctggctctccagtatttttcgagtcaaCACTATTTTtcgacaacactgcggtcgtggcttatctgaaccatcagggaggattgcgttctcgccccctgtgcaggctggcgagacgtattcttctttggtctcacgacagatttctgtcgatccgggctgttcacatccccggacgactgaacttcggagcggatttactatccagacaGGCTCTGGAACAGGGGGAATGGAGatacccccaaacggtgaatcacctatggcagattttcgggggaagcgaaagtggatttattcgcgtcgagcacgactacgcattgcccgctatggttctccctatgccctccatcacccctgggtctgggtgcgctagctcacagctggcccaggaccagtttgtatgcgtttcctccgattcgtctgatcccagcggtattatgcagaatacggcgggacagagtgtgacagctgctgctggtggctccgcgatggcacacacagccgtggtttgcggatctcatcaatctgttagcgggctctccgtgggagattcccctcagacgggatttatcatcgcaagcacagggacggatctggcatccgaggccagatctgtggaatctgtgggcgtggcctctgagcggagtgagttgatatgtcctggtctttctgctgaaactaccgagactatactgaactctagagcagtttctacgagacgcttatatgctttcaagtggaaactgtttatgacatggtgtgaaactcatgatgtggatccagtttactgccctgtggcttcagtactggagtttcttcaggaccgtttttcggatggattgacaccagccaccctgaaggtttatgtggcagctatctcagctcaccatgagtatataggtggtgtttcagtgggtcgtcatccactggtttcttgctttatacagggtgcgcgacggttgagacctttccgccctgtgcgagttccttcatgggatttatccattgtgttactgggtttgtcagggcatccgtttgagcccctggaaactgtatcggataagctcctgactctgaagacacttcttctcatggctttatcctcccttaagagagttggggatttacaggctctctctgtctcaccctcgtgcatggagtttgcaccaggttctgtgaaagtgttgttgcgacctaggcctaattatgttcctaaggtcgcgtctaatccttttcattttcagcaagtggtcctggaggctttttctcctgctgcggcagagtctggggatctaagtctttgccctgtgagagcgttaaataCTTGGATCAAAAATTAAATActtgtggatcgtactgccccatggcgtgagtctgaccagctgtttgtctgttttggacataagaataaaggccatgcagttacgaaacagcgcatgtcccattggctggtggaggctatttccttggcctatgaggcacGCGgtctcgcttcgcccttaggagtaaaaggtcattccacgagagcagtggcttcttctcaagcctttctcagtggatcttctatggatgatatctgtgctgcggcaggctggtcctcaccgagcacttttatcaggtcttacagtctggatgtgaggatggctcctggctcccgggttctctccgcttgagcagatgcttccttggatccaagctatcaggtacgtcaggcgtgatggtatagcgttcccatacgtggtgacgtcaccgcagcatcgaagtgacctatgaaagggaacatctcggttacgtatgtaaccttggttccctgaatagggaacgagatgctgcggttctggccatgccataccttgatagctttcttcttcttcttcgtcatgaaatctgaggtaaatggcgtgcggcaccaggtatatatatgcttacgcatgctgggcggtgccacacgctatttggccaataggattggcgggatggtatagggcttcagacattcgtcacaccgaaggtgttcccatacgtggtgacgtcactgcagcatctcgttccctattcagggaaccaaggttacatacgtaaccgagatgttttatgCTGTTCAGTCAAAACCTGGAAAACTAAGTCCAAAGTACATGCAGTGAGCACAGTAGAATCCTCTAAGATGATCATTTGGCTCACTGCCCTTGATTAGTCATcatttttgtttatcattattCAAGAGAAGTAGTTTTTCCCAATAGGAATTTAAAGGGGTTCCAAAAAATGTGTGACCTGGGACCTCGCTAGACCATTATTCAGACTCATATTGATAAAAGAGTATGGACAAATTCATTGGAAAAACTCTCTTTAACTTGCCCACATTCTTTCCCAGggctaaatatatacacacacatttttttattaacatttatggtcactttagtttggggaccaattctcacaatTAACTACTAATTTTGCTTTAATAAACTCCAAATTTCTGCTAATTAATAGCTAGTTatatagttgttaagtttaggtgtgGAGGAGGATAAGGGATCAAAAATATGATCATACAGAATAAGGCATTATATGTtttataagtgctaataaacagacaatatcttAGTAAAAACCATCTAGACAATCTTCTGGAATTGCCGTAAATGTTTTTCTCATGTCCTATCATCAGAAGGAAGGGACTATAAACAAATTTTAACACTGCTAAACATACAAGCACTGAGACCCACCCTTATTATTTTGAAATCAAGCCACGGCCCTGAAAACATCTAAATGATTAGAGACTCCCTGAATCACTCTGTTGTTCAGTGGTTTTGTAATGGAGGAAGCAGCAAATCGACGTAAACCATATAAAAAATGACTGCAGATACTGAACTGGCTAAGGGTTTCTCCTCGGTGCATTTGACACTTGGATTGAGACACTTTATTAATTATGTAATTttgtaaatatagtaaatatcatAACATAATTTTACCCCTGGAAACATAATTAAGTATAAAATTACAGTATACTGACTGACTGTTTTATTGTACTTATGTAGCAACATAAGACTAATCACTGACCACTATTTTAAGTCACCACTGGGGGCCGCTAATGCACGCGATGATGATTTGAACCTGAAACCCAGTATGCATGACTGCTGAAATCTAAAATTGCTTATTACTGCATACCTGaagaacagtatatatatatatatatatatatatatatatatatatatatatatatatatatatatatatatatatatatatatatatatattatctataaaaacaaaacatataaagttgaaattacagaaaaacaaaaaaacagttcaatgtttttttttattattgttattatttttattattactttgccTTTTCAGTGCTGATTAATTTACATGACATACATAGTCTTATTTCACAAGCAAACATCAATGACCATTTGAAATGTATACATTGTgtttatattgaaatataaaaagtgaaagtgacatgacattcagtcaagtatggtgatccatactcagaatttgtgctctgcatttaacccatccaaagtgcacacacacagagcagagaacacacacactgtgaacacacacccggagcagtgcgcagccatttatgctgcagcgcccggggagcagttgggggttcagtgccttgctcaagggcacctaagtcatggtattgaaggtggagagagaactgtacatgcactcccccacctacaGTTCCTGCCgtcccgagactcaaactcacaacctttcaattgccagtccgactctctaacaatttggccacgacttccctcttaAAAAGAGTTTCTGTACTAGAATAGCATCTGCAGTTGATAGAATGTGAGACCAGAAGTTTTTCTATTACATCTATCCTTCATACACTTCATACATTGAATCATCTCTTGAAAGAGATGATTCAGTCACTATTCACTAAATGGATGAAAACCCATTTCCCTACCTTTTGCATAACATCTCCTTTACGTTCCACAGAAGaatgtcacacaggtttggaaagaacatgtgggtgagtaaatgagaactttcataaatttaacaaaaaggaCTGTACAACACCATCTTGCAAAACTTCCTGCTTAATGTAGAAGTTAATTGCTGAGAAAGATTCAGCAGAAGCAGCTGTCATACAAGCATTATGTTATTTTACAATGTGCTAATGCAACAAGGAAATAAACATGATTGAATAATTGTCTAAAGGACCACCATAAAACACACagcgtccccttggaattataaggttctatctgcattccgagtagttttgagattttgagcttcaatgtttttgcattccattcgactATATAGATAcaactttgttgtttatttaaataaaaggccCAAACTGTACAGAACATTAAAAAATTtatcacataatataaataagttgtccctgaataagaatatgtgaataactaaattttgacaaaaatatcaaatagaaccttataattccaaggtcaTGTACACACCTTGTTAATTAAACaatagaaaaatggcaagatattaCTGGGAATTTAAACACATATTTTCTTAAAAGTCTGGATTTGCAAATCCTTACATATAAAAAGAAAGATATAAATATCTTGTAAAAAGATATAAGAGATCAAGAAAAGGGCAGTTTATTGGTAATTTCAAAGTTTAAGTGCACATTTCCAGGGGATGTGTGGTTCAAGTTCCCCATTCTggaaatcaaaccactgcaaaataATACTTGGGTTTCCTTTGTGGCATAAGAACTGGCCCACAGGAATGCTCCTCACAGAGCTACTTCAAAACAACCAACGTAGTACAATAAATATGTGTTGTCATATTAACATGAGGCAGAAATAAACTATCAAGAGCAATTTGACGAAGAGCAATTTATATTCCTGATATTCCAAACTCCTCAGCAGCACCACAATCTCTCCCTTATTTAAGATAGACAGTGAAGCTCTGTCATCTGCATTGTCTAAAATAACAATTGAGCTGTCTTCTGTTCTTATCACCTCTTGGTTTGGTCAGAACTACCACAGCATCCTCTTGGCTCATTTGTCATCCTTATTCTAGAGAAGACTGTCTACTGATATGACATcatgttttcatttgtttaacACAAGAATGAACACCACATCTTATCAAAAATAACAACCCTTTTACAGATAATATGCTTTTCTAACCAATATAGATATTTCACTTACACAAGTGCAAACATTTAAAGGCATCATGCACATTCCTTTTTcggtgatttttttctttaaaagacaaTATTACAATACATGAATCAAATATCAGGTGGAAGAAGCTTAATATTTCAGTATATAAAGCATTTATCATATGCATTGAACAATTTGAAGAGATGGAATTATCTCGTTTATCTGCAAAGGGCAGCAACTGAAGATCATGTCAATAATTTGATTACcatttaaagggatggtttacctaaaaatgaaagttctgtcatcatttgcccaGTCTCACGGTAactcctgtggaacacaaaagaagagattttgactttgactttgtgtttaaggcatttttataataatttttaaaacaaacaaaagtcatacctttggaacaatatgaggttgagtaaatgatgacagtattttcatttttagatgaactattcctttaagaatccAAACAGAACCTAATTTGGAATTGAAATTAATTTCCACtagaatctaaataaataaagcagacaataaataaatattgttaaaataagcagacaataaatatttttcagcAGTTTTCTAATCTACAGTATATAAGATTACAATTTGCTAAAATAAGCAGACACCAAATATTTCTCAGCAGTTTTCTGATCTTCATTTTTCACTCTGATGTCTGCTCTTCAGTGACATAGCTGTGCTTAATGTGTTGTGTGAACAGTTTTTGCTTTGCTTGACCTTTGTGAAATGGTTCTGGATGTACTTGCGGAACATTGTAGTGGCGAAGCAATACACCAGCGGGTCCAGTAGGCAATTGAGCCCCATAAGCATGAGGGTGATCTGGTGAGCATCGTTTAATCTTTGGTGAGTTTTGTCTTCCCAATCTTTCCTCAAGTGCAGCACAGACAACACCCAGGGTCCCTGCACCACGTGGTGGGGGAGGAAACAGATCACAAAGACGCCTATGACAGTACACAGCATCCTCAAAGCTCTGCGCTTAGTACCACCGGGACGCTTTCCTGTGCTGGCTCGAGGCTGACTGATGGGCTGCTTTAGAAGAGCTCGAGCAATCAAAATGTTGCAGACAATCACCATCAAGAAAACAAGAAAGAACACGGCAATAATGATGAAGTGGGTGACGGCCACTGTGTTTATTGTAGAGTTTTCCTCGTTTTGATAACCCTCAAAACAGCGAGAAATGTTATTGTCCTTCTGGATTCCCGTATTAGTGAGATATTTAATTGAAGCTGCAAGAGTGATGACCCAGATGAGCGCTGAGATGATTGCTCCACGTTTCCAGGAATCAGAAGAAGCAGCCACCAGTGGCCTGGTAACGGCCCAGTAACGGTTAATGCTGATGACAGCAAGGAAGAGAATAGAGCAGTATGTGTTGATGAAGAAAAGAGAGCCTGTGATACTACAGAGGAATTCTGGGCTCCTCCAGTTGCCGTGATTCTTGTAGTAGTCAATCCAGAACGGTAGAGCGACCACAAACAGCAGGTCTGCAACAGTCAAATTGGTCATGTAGATTCGAATCTCATTCATGGCTTTACACTCCCGCATATGGTGCAGCACATAAAGAGCGTAGCAGTTGGCCATCAACCCCAAGGGAAAGACCAGTCCATAGAATATAGGAAAGAGAGTGTAACGAAACTCTGAGTCAAGGAATGTGTTGGCAGGGCTGTTATTTCCAACAGTCATAAAGTCAGTGTTAGGAGTCGTCATCTTGTTCTCCTGAGAACAAAACAGACCCAAAAagcaaaatacaattaaatttggTTCCTTCTAGTACACTTTGAAGTAGTCATCTTAAAATGATATTGGCTGAGCTGGAGATGGAGGAGGTAGTATCCCCCTCTCTTGATTATAATGGTTCTCTATACTTCTTTTTTATGGTAAGTGTTGCCTTAGAAGTAAAGTTTCTGCACCACATTGAAATAATGAAACTGAAATAGTTTGAAACGGTTTTCAAACATGTTTCCCAAACACCTTAACCCCTGGCTTCCACTGGCTGACCAAACTAACAGTCCTGCCCTGAACTCAGACACTGGTTTGGACAATGTTTGATACTGTCACAAAACATGATGTTTACACTTTCATCCTttaacttgtttttgttttgtttttttttaggggggggggggggctgttcacacagaacacactttTCAGTAAATTTCTAGGCCTATACTTTGGTATTTAGAGTTCAAAATGTCACTTTTATTAACTAGAAATATGGGAGTGGAGCATTGAGACCAGTAAATCTTATTACTCATGTTCTAGAAAGCATTCAGTTATTTCTCATCGTTGCATGTTTATCTGCAATCTCTTACTGAAAGCAGGAAATGAatttgtgaaacttttttttaaaaccacaGCCACCATATcatttcaaaatatgtttttaccATGACTTACAATGCCAGATACTATCAAGTACTTTTTGTTCAGCATTTCaatgttatattttatgatttttcagtATATAATGTAGAAATAATGTAGAAGCTATTTATAAGTTATCTTGACCTCAAAAAAGCATGAGAACATTTTTGCTGTTCCACCCAGGCACTTCACTGACCCTGCTACCCTTTGTGACCTACAAAGGGGACATTCGGCACTACACAGCATATAagaccctgtctgtgaaacccaGCTAA harbors:
- the LOC132112785 gene encoding platelet-activating factor receptor-like, with the protein product MTTPNTDFMTVGNNSPANTFLDSEFRYTLFPIFYGLVFPLGLMANCYALYVLHHMRECKAMNEIRIYMTNLTVADLLFVVALPFWIDYYKNHGNWRSPEFLCSITGSLFFINTYCSILFLAVISINRYWAVTRPLVAASSDSWKRGAIISALIWVITLAASIKYLTNTGIQKDNNISRCFEGYQNEENSTINTVAVTHFIIIAVFFLVFLMVIVCNILIARALLKQPISQPRASTGKRPGGTKRRALRMLCTVIGVFVICFLPHHVVQGPWVLSVLHLRKDWEDKTHQRLNDAHQITLMLMGLNCLLDPLVYCFATTMFRKYIQNHFTKELP